The following are encoded together in the Brassica napus cultivar Da-Ae chromosome A9, Da-Ae, whole genome shotgun sequence genome:
- the LOC106441888 gene encoding uncharacterized protein LOC106441888 isoform X12: MFNEDGVSPLKETIERSFIRPVPPECLNEGVVFKEGSVVDAYFNNGWWTGVIVVERPDGSFLVYFDDPPDIMRFIRSQLRPHADWIGSKWVKSKNKVLSQHMFTRGKLVEMTREISESEKEKIWVRALVITEVRKQGDDRRKFLIKRCTISQNSSDEAEGKHLIVDICKIRPSPPRDLCAEYSLNDYVEVVVTHGWRKGRVTEILLENKYKVYFAATKEDAVFNYTEIRLSMEWLGGGSWIRAHEREFENNAGTPIRPGQDSPSNTLATDEDDTLNDDATKIRSDQESPSITLVLESNEEDKVNDDATEITSSLERHRNTSVLEATEAETQNHETIYGKELPLPHESEDMMDDVATPIIDPQEIPRGETMSESNDKIALPKRISETGTKGVVLQRINKRSNLKLVGKVETLLGKEFKKLEDSFLAPVIKMGRKQKLMVFSRHLIHHLLLRRIDIGEKGLWFTFGEQLMRFSLREFHLTTGLPCVVDKDEDEAETSATKKKKKDPWMNKNQTLNTLLKLLVEKSKELTADQRLRLGATILVEGILMASNPVTSIPEERLLRARNFKEFCKYPWGNLAFDYLLKEVKSFTYAKLTENNQYAICGFIYALQLWALSSVNQLGTFFGISDDGIQFPLCLHWKETKALTIEEVNRFDQMEKVDVKCILGDPGLHSDLVEDVDCEFGRVVDLVKRGYRLKRQDWLNRSVDIAVAEAEVDENNSVPGIDATDQEKIEFLNNKVVSLEERVKYLEGLLNIRGETVKETEKSKETEAATKTKVNGQNADYELDENEVLGVYIDAKRKEIAKRKKNGVRPPREVGHQDEDDVEVEVNEEQPQEEEEQQQEDDTEDDVDDGDKESENPETNEGQTQEEEEQHQEDDAEVNEEQPQEEEEQQEEEDTEDDVDDGDKESENPETNEEQKQEEEEQQQEDDTEVNTDVDVGAKENGSENPVKGSKKRGRKVNISQCIRVYKMLFSIIYVTFFIVSSKLKDGEENEDAYEKPVKVTRKSERVTKGGEVNEDASEKPMKGTRKSKRGTKGGEVNEDASEKPMKGTRKSKRGTKVNISLCIMLYKMLFSILYVTFFIVSSKLKDGEENEYAYEKPVKVTRKSERVTKGKKKGVTPPREVQQQVEDHAETNEDGEGNEDASKKHVKFTKKNGRGNKEHNVGTPKSKKQKKQFEKDSADDVIGSVLEDLKNAD; encoded by the exons ATGTTCAACGAAGATGGTGTAAGTCCTTTGAAGGAAACTATTGAAAGAAGTTTTATTCGGCCAGTCCCGCCAGAGTGTCTGAATGAGGGTGTCGTATTCAAGGAAGGGTCGGTGGTGGATGCTTATTTTAATAATGGTTGGTGGACTGGTGTTATCGTAGTTGAAAGGCCAGATGGTAGTTTTttggtttactttgatgatcCACCAGACATAATGAGATTCATCAGAAGCCAACTGAGACCTCATGCTGATTGGATCGGCTCCAAATGGGTCAAAAGCAAAAACaag GTATTGAGTCAACACATGTTTACGAGAGGGAAGTTGGTGGAAATGACCCGTGAAATTAGTGAAagtgaaaaggaaaaaatttGGGTCCGAGCATTGGTAATTACAGAAGTTCGGAAACAAGGAGATGATAGAAGAAAATTTCTGATCAAAAGATGTACAATCTCACAAAATTCGAGTGATGAAGCGGAAGGAAAACATTTAATAGTTGATATTTGCAAAATAAGGCCATCTCCTCCTCGAGATCTTTGTGCAGAGTACAGTCTGAACGACTATGTTGAAGTGGTTGTTACCCATGGGTGGCGCAAAGGTCGAGTGACGGAAATTCTCCTTGAAAACAAATACAAAGTGTATTTCGCTGCCACAAAAGAGGATGCGGTTTTTAATTATACTGAGATTAGGCTGTCAATGGAGTGGCTAGGTGGTGGTAGTTGGATTCGCGCACATGAG AGAGAATTTGAAAATAATGCTGGCACACCAATCAGACCCGGTCAAGATAGTCCTAGTAACACACTTGCCACCGATGAAGATGATACGTTGAATGATGATGCCACCAAAATCAGATCCGATCAAGAGAGCCCTAGTATCACACTTGTTTTAGAATCCAATGAAGAGGATAAGGTGAATGATGATGCCACAGAAATCACATCCTCTCTCGAGAGACACAGAAACACTTCTGTTTTAGAAGCCACTGAGGCTGAAACACAAAACCATGAAACCATATAT GGAAAGGAGTTACCATTACCTCATGAATCAGAAGATATGATGGATGATGTAGCCACTCCAATCATAGACCCTCAAGAGATTCCACGAG GTGAAACGATGAGTGAGTCTAATGACAAGATTGCTTTGCCAAAAAGAATCTCCGAAACTGGTACAAAAGGAGTCGTATTGCAAAGAATTAACAAGCGCTCCAATCTGAAGTTGGTTGGTAAAGTTGAAACCCTTTTGGGCAAAGAATTCAAGAAGCTTGAAGATTCATTCTTGGCTCCGGTAATTAAGATGGGAAGGAAGCAGAAGCTTATGGTGTTTTCAAGGCATTTGATTCATCACTTACTCTTAAGGAGAATTGATATAGGCGAGAAGGGTTTGTGGTTTACTTTTGGAGAACAACTAATGAGGTTTTCTCTAAGAGAATTCCACTTGACAACGGGTCTGCCTTGTGttgttgataaagatgaagatgaagccgAGACTTCagcaacaaaaaagaagaagaaagatccATGGATGAACAAGAATCAAACTCTAAACACCTTGCTTAAGCTTCTTGTCGAAAAGAGTAAAGAGCTTACTGCTGATCAGAGATTAAGATTGGGAGCTACAATCCTTGTGGAAGGGATATTGATGGCAAGCAATCCGGTGACAAGTATTCCAGAAGAGCGTCTGCTTAGAGCTAGAAATTTCAAAGAGTTTTGCAAGTATCCCTGGGGGAATTTGGCCTTTGATTATTTACTGAAAGAAGTGAAGAGCTTTACCTATGCAAAGCTGACGGAGAATAATCAATACGCGATTTGTGGCTTTATATATGCGCTTCAGCTCTGGGCGTTATCTTCTGTGAATCAACTAGGCACATTCTTTGGTATTAGCGATGATGGAATTCAGTTTCCCTTGTGCTTGCATTGGAAAGAAACCAAAGCGCTTACTATTGAGGAGGTTAACAGATTCGACCAAATGGAGAAG GTTGATGTCAAATGTATCCTTGGAGATCCCGGATTGCATAGCGACTTGGTTGAAGATGTTGACTGTGAATTTGGAAGAGTTGTTGATCTTGTCAAAAGAGGATATCGTTTGAAGAGACAAGATTGGCTCAATAGAAGTGTCGACATTGCCGTTGCTGAAGCTGAAGTGGACGAAAATAATTCTGTTCCTGGGATTGATGCAACTGATCAAGAAAAGATTGAATTCCTCAATAATAAGGTAGTGTCTCTTGAAGAAAGAGTGAAGTACCTTGAAGGTCTTTTGAACATTCGTGGAGAAACTGTGAAG GAAACTGAGAAGTCAAAAGAAACTGAAGCCGCCACAAAAACCAAG GTAAATGGACAGAATGCCGATTATGAACTTGACGAAAATGAAGTTTTAGGAGTTTATATAGATGCCAAAAGAAAGGAAATCGCTaag AGAAAGAAGAATGGTGTAAGACCTCCACGTGAAGTAGGACatcaagatgaagatgatgtaGAAGTCGAAGTCAATGAA gaacaaccacaagaagaagaggaacaacaacaagaagatgATACAGAAGACGATGTGGACGATGGTGATAAAGAGAGTGAAAATCCGGAAACCAATGAA GGACAGACACAAGAGGAAGAGGAACAACACCAAGAGGATGACGCAGAAGTCAATGAA gaacagccacaagaagaagaggaacaacaagaagaagaggatacAGAAGACGATGTGGACGACGGTGATAAAGAGAGTGAAAATCCGGAAACCAATGAA GAACAGAAACAAGAGGAAGAGGAGCAACAACAAGAGGATGACACAGAAGTCAATACAGATGTTGACGTCGGTGCTAAGGAAAATGGATCTGAAAACCCCGTGAAAGGTTCAAAGAAACGTGGAAGAAAGGTAAATATCTCTCAGtgtataagggtttataaaatgtTGTTTAGTATAATCtatgtaactttttttattgtgtCATCAAAATTGAAGGATGGAGAAGAAAATGAGGATGCATATGAAAAGCCCGTGAAGGTTACAAGGAAAAGTGAAAGAGTAACTAAG GGTGGAGAAGTAAATGAGGATGCATCTGAAAAGCCCATGAAGGGTACAAGGAAAAGTAAAAGAGGAACTAAG GGTGGAGAAGTAAATGAGGATGCATCTGAAAAGCCCATGAAGGGTACAAGGAAAAGTAAAAGAGGAACTAAGGTGAATATCTCTCTGTGTATAATGCTTTATAAAATGTTGTTTAGTATACTCtatgtaactttttttattgtgtCATCAAAATTGAAGGATGGAGAAGAAAATGAGTATGCATATGAAAAGCCCGTGAAGGTTACAAGGAAAAGTGAAAGAGTAACTAAG GGAAAGAAGAAAGGTGTAACACCCCCACGTGAAGTACAACAACAAGTAGAAGATCATGCAGAAACCAATGAA GATGGAGAAGGGAATGAGGATGCATCTAAAAAGCACGTGAAGTTTACAAAGAAGAATGGAAGAGGAAATAAG GAACACAATGTTGGCACCCCCAAAtcgaaaaaacaaaagaaacaatttGAGAAAGATTCAGCTGATGATGTGATAGGAAGTGTTTTGGAAGATCTTAAAAATGCCGATTAG
- the LOC106441888 gene encoding uncharacterized protein LOC106441888 isoform X20 gives MFNEDGVSPLKETIERSFIRPVPPECLNEGVVFKEGSVVDAYFNNGWWTGVIVVERPDGSFLVYFDDPPDIMRFIRSQLRPHADWIGSKWVKSKNKVLSQHMFTRGKLVEMTREISESEKEKIWVRALVITEVRKQGDDRRKFLIKRCTISQNSSDEAEGKHLIVDICKIRPSPPRDLCAEYSLNDYVEVVVTHGWRKGRVTEILLENKYKVYFAATKEDAVFNYTEIRLSMEWLGGGSWIRAHEREFENNAGTPIRPGQDSPSNTLATDEDDTLNDDATKIRSDQESPSITLVLESNEEDKVNDDATEITSSLERHRNTSVLEATEAETQNHETIYGKELPLPHESEDMMDDVATPIIDPQEIPRGETMSESNDKIALPKRISETGTKGVVLQRINKRSNLKLVGKVETLLGKEFKKLEDSFLAPVIKMGRKQKLMVFSRHLIHHLLLRRIDIGEKGLWFTFGEQLMRFSLREFHLTTGLPCVVDKDEDEAETSATKKKKKDPWMNKNQTLNTLLKLLVEKSKELTADQRLRLGATILVEGILMASNPVTSIPEERLLRARNFKEFCKYPWGNLAFDYLLKEVKSFTYAKLTENNQYAICGFIYALQLWALSSVNQLGTFFGISDDGIQFPLCLHWKETKALTIEEVNRFDQMEKVDVKCILGDPGLHSDLVEDVDCEFGRVVDLVKRGYRLKRQDWLNRSVDIAVAEAEVDENNSVPGIDATDQEKIEFLNNKVVSLEERVKYLEGLLNIRGETVKETEKSKETEAATKTKVNGQNADYELDENEVLGVYIDAKRKEIAKRKKNGVRPPREVGHQDEDDVEVEVNEEQPQEEEEQQQEDDTEDDVDDGDKESENPETNEGQTQEEEEQHQEDDAEVNEEQPQEEEEQQEEEDTEDDVDDGDKESENPETNEEQKQEEEEQQQEDDTEVNTDVDVGAKENGSENPVKGSKKRGRKDGEENEDAYEKPVKVTRKSERVTKGGEVNEDASEKPMKGTRKSKRGTKDGEENEYAYEKPVKVTRKSERVTKGKKKGVTPPREVQQQVEDHAETNEDGEGNEDASKKHVKFTKKNGRGNKEHNVGTPKSKKQKKQFEKDSADDVIGSVLEDLKNAD, from the exons ATGTTCAACGAAGATGGTGTAAGTCCTTTGAAGGAAACTATTGAAAGAAGTTTTATTCGGCCAGTCCCGCCAGAGTGTCTGAATGAGGGTGTCGTATTCAAGGAAGGGTCGGTGGTGGATGCTTATTTTAATAATGGTTGGTGGACTGGTGTTATCGTAGTTGAAAGGCCAGATGGTAGTTTTttggtttactttgatgatcCACCAGACATAATGAGATTCATCAGAAGCCAACTGAGACCTCATGCTGATTGGATCGGCTCCAAATGGGTCAAAAGCAAAAACaag GTATTGAGTCAACACATGTTTACGAGAGGGAAGTTGGTGGAAATGACCCGTGAAATTAGTGAAagtgaaaaggaaaaaatttGGGTCCGAGCATTGGTAATTACAGAAGTTCGGAAACAAGGAGATGATAGAAGAAAATTTCTGATCAAAAGATGTACAATCTCACAAAATTCGAGTGATGAAGCGGAAGGAAAACATTTAATAGTTGATATTTGCAAAATAAGGCCATCTCCTCCTCGAGATCTTTGTGCAGAGTACAGTCTGAACGACTATGTTGAAGTGGTTGTTACCCATGGGTGGCGCAAAGGTCGAGTGACGGAAATTCTCCTTGAAAACAAATACAAAGTGTATTTCGCTGCCACAAAAGAGGATGCGGTTTTTAATTATACTGAGATTAGGCTGTCAATGGAGTGGCTAGGTGGTGGTAGTTGGATTCGCGCACATGAG AGAGAATTTGAAAATAATGCTGGCACACCAATCAGACCCGGTCAAGATAGTCCTAGTAACACACTTGCCACCGATGAAGATGATACGTTGAATGATGATGCCACCAAAATCAGATCCGATCAAGAGAGCCCTAGTATCACACTTGTTTTAGAATCCAATGAAGAGGATAAGGTGAATGATGATGCCACAGAAATCACATCCTCTCTCGAGAGACACAGAAACACTTCTGTTTTAGAAGCCACTGAGGCTGAAACACAAAACCATGAAACCATATAT GGAAAGGAGTTACCATTACCTCATGAATCAGAAGATATGATGGATGATGTAGCCACTCCAATCATAGACCCTCAAGAGATTCCACGAG GTGAAACGATGAGTGAGTCTAATGACAAGATTGCTTTGCCAAAAAGAATCTCCGAAACTGGTACAAAAGGAGTCGTATTGCAAAGAATTAACAAGCGCTCCAATCTGAAGTTGGTTGGTAAAGTTGAAACCCTTTTGGGCAAAGAATTCAAGAAGCTTGAAGATTCATTCTTGGCTCCGGTAATTAAGATGGGAAGGAAGCAGAAGCTTATGGTGTTTTCAAGGCATTTGATTCATCACTTACTCTTAAGGAGAATTGATATAGGCGAGAAGGGTTTGTGGTTTACTTTTGGAGAACAACTAATGAGGTTTTCTCTAAGAGAATTCCACTTGACAACGGGTCTGCCTTGTGttgttgataaagatgaagatgaagccgAGACTTCagcaacaaaaaagaagaagaaagatccATGGATGAACAAGAATCAAACTCTAAACACCTTGCTTAAGCTTCTTGTCGAAAAGAGTAAAGAGCTTACTGCTGATCAGAGATTAAGATTGGGAGCTACAATCCTTGTGGAAGGGATATTGATGGCAAGCAATCCGGTGACAAGTATTCCAGAAGAGCGTCTGCTTAGAGCTAGAAATTTCAAAGAGTTTTGCAAGTATCCCTGGGGGAATTTGGCCTTTGATTATTTACTGAAAGAAGTGAAGAGCTTTACCTATGCAAAGCTGACGGAGAATAATCAATACGCGATTTGTGGCTTTATATATGCGCTTCAGCTCTGGGCGTTATCTTCTGTGAATCAACTAGGCACATTCTTTGGTATTAGCGATGATGGAATTCAGTTTCCCTTGTGCTTGCATTGGAAAGAAACCAAAGCGCTTACTATTGAGGAGGTTAACAGATTCGACCAAATGGAGAAG GTTGATGTCAAATGTATCCTTGGAGATCCCGGATTGCATAGCGACTTGGTTGAAGATGTTGACTGTGAATTTGGAAGAGTTGTTGATCTTGTCAAAAGAGGATATCGTTTGAAGAGACAAGATTGGCTCAATAGAAGTGTCGACATTGCCGTTGCTGAAGCTGAAGTGGACGAAAATAATTCTGTTCCTGGGATTGATGCAACTGATCAAGAAAAGATTGAATTCCTCAATAATAAGGTAGTGTCTCTTGAAGAAAGAGTGAAGTACCTTGAAGGTCTTTTGAACATTCGTGGAGAAACTGTGAAG GAAACTGAGAAGTCAAAAGAAACTGAAGCCGCCACAAAAACCAAG GTAAATGGACAGAATGCCGATTATGAACTTGACGAAAATGAAGTTTTAGGAGTTTATATAGATGCCAAAAGAAAGGAAATCGCTaag AGAAAGAAGAATGGTGTAAGACCTCCACGTGAAGTAGGACatcaagatgaagatgatgtaGAAGTCGAAGTCAATGAA gaacaaccacaagaagaagaggaacaacaacaagaagatgATACAGAAGACGATGTGGACGATGGTGATAAAGAGAGTGAAAATCCGGAAACCAATGAA GGACAGACACAAGAGGAAGAGGAACAACACCAAGAGGATGACGCAGAAGTCAATGAA gaacagccacaagaagaagaggaacaacaagaagaagaggatacAGAAGACGATGTGGACGACGGTGATAAAGAGAGTGAAAATCCGGAAACCAATGAA GAACAGAAACAAGAGGAAGAGGAGCAACAACAAGAGGATGACACAGAAGTCAATACAGATGTTGACGTCGGTGCTAAGGAAAATGGATCTGAAAACCCCGTGAAAGGTTCAAAGAAACGTGGAAGAAAG GATGGAGAAGAAAATGAGGATGCATATGAAAAGCCCGTGAAGGTTACAAGGAAAAGTGAAAGAGTAACTAAG GGTGGAGAAGTAAATGAGGATGCATCTGAAAAGCCCATGAAGGGTACAAGGAAAAGTAAAAGAGGAACTAAG GATGGAGAAGAAAATGAGTATGCATATGAAAAGCCCGTGAAGGTTACAAGGAAAAGTGAAAGAGTAACTAAG GGAAAGAAGAAAGGTGTAACACCCCCACGTGAAGTACAACAACAAGTAGAAGATCATGCAGAAACCAATGAA GATGGAGAAGGGAATGAGGATGCATCTAAAAAGCACGTGAAGTTTACAAAGAAGAATGGAAGAGGAAATAAG GAACACAATGTTGGCACCCCCAAAtcgaaaaaacaaaagaaacaatttGAGAAAGATTCAGCTGATGATGTGATAGGAAGTGTTTTGGAAGATCTTAAAAATGCCGATTAG
- the LOC106441888 gene encoding uncharacterized protein LOC106441888 isoform X17, producing the protein MFNEDGVSPLKETIERSFIRPVPPECLNEGVVFKEGSVVDAYFNNGWWTGVIVVERPDGSFLVYFDDPPDIMRFIRSQLRPHADWIGSKWVKSKNKVLSQHMFTRGKLVEMTREISESEKEKIWVRALVITEVRKQGDDRRKFLIKRCTISQNSSDEAEGKHLIVDICKIRPSPPRDLCAEYSLNDYVEVVVTHGWRKGRVTEILLENKYKVYFAATKEDAVFNYTEIRLSMEWLGGGSWIRAHEREFENNAGTPIRPGQDSPSNTLATDEDDTLNDDATKIRSDQESPSITLVLESNEEDKVNDDATEITSSLERHRNTSVLEATEAETQNHETIYGKELPLPHESEDMMDDVATPIIDPQEIPRGETMSESNDKIALPKRISETGTKGVVLQRINKRSNLKLVGKVETLLGKEFKKLEDSFLAPVIKMGRKQKLMVFSRHLIHHLLLRRIDIGEKGLWFTFGEQLMRFSLREFHLTTGLPCVVDKDEDEAETSATKKKKKDPWMNKNQTLNTLLKLLVEKSKELTADQRLRLGATILVEGILMASNPVTSIPEERLLRARNFKEFCKYPWGNLAFDYLLKEVKSFTYAKLTENNQYAICGFIYALQLWALSSVNQLGTFFGISDDGIQFPLCLHWKETKALTIEEVNRFDQMEKVDVKCILGDPGLHSDLVEDVDCEFGRVVDLVKRGYRLKRQDWLNRSVDIAVAEAEVDENNSVPGIDATDQEKIEFLNNKVVSLEERVKYLEGLLNIRGETVKETEKSKETEAATKTKVNGQNADYELDENEVLGVYIDAKRKEIAKRKKNGVRPPREVGHQDEDDVEVEVNEEQPQEEEEQQQEDDTEDDVDDGDKESENPETNEGQTQEEEEQHQEDDAEVNEEQPQEEEEQQEEEDTEDDVDDGDKESENPETNEEQKQEEEEQQQEDDTEVNTDVDVGAKENGSENPVKGSKKRGRKDGEENEDAYEKPVKVTRKSERVTKGGEVNEDASEKPMKGTRKSKRGTKGGEVNEDASEKPMKGTRKSKRGTKVNISLCIMLYKMLFSILYVTFFIVSSKLKDGEENEYAYEKPVKVTRKSERVTKGKKKGVTPPREVQQQVEDHAETNEDGEGNEDASKKHVKFTKKNGRGNKEHNVGTPKSKKQKKQFEKDSADDVIGSVLEDLKNAD; encoded by the exons ATGTTCAACGAAGATGGTGTAAGTCCTTTGAAGGAAACTATTGAAAGAAGTTTTATTCGGCCAGTCCCGCCAGAGTGTCTGAATGAGGGTGTCGTATTCAAGGAAGGGTCGGTGGTGGATGCTTATTTTAATAATGGTTGGTGGACTGGTGTTATCGTAGTTGAAAGGCCAGATGGTAGTTTTttggtttactttgatgatcCACCAGACATAATGAGATTCATCAGAAGCCAACTGAGACCTCATGCTGATTGGATCGGCTCCAAATGGGTCAAAAGCAAAAACaag GTATTGAGTCAACACATGTTTACGAGAGGGAAGTTGGTGGAAATGACCCGTGAAATTAGTGAAagtgaaaaggaaaaaatttGGGTCCGAGCATTGGTAATTACAGAAGTTCGGAAACAAGGAGATGATAGAAGAAAATTTCTGATCAAAAGATGTACAATCTCACAAAATTCGAGTGATGAAGCGGAAGGAAAACATTTAATAGTTGATATTTGCAAAATAAGGCCATCTCCTCCTCGAGATCTTTGTGCAGAGTACAGTCTGAACGACTATGTTGAAGTGGTTGTTACCCATGGGTGGCGCAAAGGTCGAGTGACGGAAATTCTCCTTGAAAACAAATACAAAGTGTATTTCGCTGCCACAAAAGAGGATGCGGTTTTTAATTATACTGAGATTAGGCTGTCAATGGAGTGGCTAGGTGGTGGTAGTTGGATTCGCGCACATGAG AGAGAATTTGAAAATAATGCTGGCACACCAATCAGACCCGGTCAAGATAGTCCTAGTAACACACTTGCCACCGATGAAGATGATACGTTGAATGATGATGCCACCAAAATCAGATCCGATCAAGAGAGCCCTAGTATCACACTTGTTTTAGAATCCAATGAAGAGGATAAGGTGAATGATGATGCCACAGAAATCACATCCTCTCTCGAGAGACACAGAAACACTTCTGTTTTAGAAGCCACTGAGGCTGAAACACAAAACCATGAAACCATATAT GGAAAGGAGTTACCATTACCTCATGAATCAGAAGATATGATGGATGATGTAGCCACTCCAATCATAGACCCTCAAGAGATTCCACGAG GTGAAACGATGAGTGAGTCTAATGACAAGATTGCTTTGCCAAAAAGAATCTCCGAAACTGGTACAAAAGGAGTCGTATTGCAAAGAATTAACAAGCGCTCCAATCTGAAGTTGGTTGGTAAAGTTGAAACCCTTTTGGGCAAAGAATTCAAGAAGCTTGAAGATTCATTCTTGGCTCCGGTAATTAAGATGGGAAGGAAGCAGAAGCTTATGGTGTTTTCAAGGCATTTGATTCATCACTTACTCTTAAGGAGAATTGATATAGGCGAGAAGGGTTTGTGGTTTACTTTTGGAGAACAACTAATGAGGTTTTCTCTAAGAGAATTCCACTTGACAACGGGTCTGCCTTGTGttgttgataaagatgaagatgaagccgAGACTTCagcaacaaaaaagaagaagaaagatccATGGATGAACAAGAATCAAACTCTAAACACCTTGCTTAAGCTTCTTGTCGAAAAGAGTAAAGAGCTTACTGCTGATCAGAGATTAAGATTGGGAGCTACAATCCTTGTGGAAGGGATATTGATGGCAAGCAATCCGGTGACAAGTATTCCAGAAGAGCGTCTGCTTAGAGCTAGAAATTTCAAAGAGTTTTGCAAGTATCCCTGGGGGAATTTGGCCTTTGATTATTTACTGAAAGAAGTGAAGAGCTTTACCTATGCAAAGCTGACGGAGAATAATCAATACGCGATTTGTGGCTTTATATATGCGCTTCAGCTCTGGGCGTTATCTTCTGTGAATCAACTAGGCACATTCTTTGGTATTAGCGATGATGGAATTCAGTTTCCCTTGTGCTTGCATTGGAAAGAAACCAAAGCGCTTACTATTGAGGAGGTTAACAGATTCGACCAAATGGAGAAG GTTGATGTCAAATGTATCCTTGGAGATCCCGGATTGCATAGCGACTTGGTTGAAGATGTTGACTGTGAATTTGGAAGAGTTGTTGATCTTGTCAAAAGAGGATATCGTTTGAAGAGACAAGATTGGCTCAATAGAAGTGTCGACATTGCCGTTGCTGAAGCTGAAGTGGACGAAAATAATTCTGTTCCTGGGATTGATGCAACTGATCAAGAAAAGATTGAATTCCTCAATAATAAGGTAGTGTCTCTTGAAGAAAGAGTGAAGTACCTTGAAGGTCTTTTGAACATTCGTGGAGAAACTGTGAAG GAAACTGAGAAGTCAAAAGAAACTGAAGCCGCCACAAAAACCAAG GTAAATGGACAGAATGCCGATTATGAACTTGACGAAAATGAAGTTTTAGGAGTTTATATAGATGCCAAAAGAAAGGAAATCGCTaag AGAAAGAAGAATGGTGTAAGACCTCCACGTGAAGTAGGACatcaagatgaagatgatgtaGAAGTCGAAGTCAATGAA gaacaaccacaagaagaagaggaacaacaacaagaagatgATACAGAAGACGATGTGGACGATGGTGATAAAGAGAGTGAAAATCCGGAAACCAATGAA GGACAGACACAAGAGGAAGAGGAACAACACCAAGAGGATGACGCAGAAGTCAATGAA gaacagccacaagaagaagaggaacaacaagaagaagaggatacAGAAGACGATGTGGACGACGGTGATAAAGAGAGTGAAAATCCGGAAACCAATGAA GAACAGAAACAAGAGGAAGAGGAGCAACAACAAGAGGATGACACAGAAGTCAATACAGATGTTGACGTCGGTGCTAAGGAAAATGGATCTGAAAACCCCGTGAAAGGTTCAAAGAAACGTGGAAGAAAG GATGGAGAAGAAAATGAGGATGCATATGAAAAGCCCGTGAAGGTTACAAGGAAAAGTGAAAGAGTAACTAAG GGTGGAGAAGTAAATGAGGATGCATCTGAAAAGCCCATGAAGGGTACAAGGAAAAGTAAAAGAGGAACTAAG GGTGGAGAAGTAAATGAGGATGCATCTGAAAAGCCCATGAAGGGTACAAGGAAAAGTAAAAGAGGAACTAAGGTGAATATCTCTCTGTGTATAATGCTTTATAAAATGTTGTTTAGTATACTCtatgtaactttttttattgtgtCATCAAAATTGAAGGATGGAGAAGAAAATGAGTATGCATATGAAAAGCCCGTGAAGGTTACAAGGAAAAGTGAAAGAGTAACTAAG GGAAAGAAGAAAGGTGTAACACCCCCACGTGAAGTACAACAACAAGTAGAAGATCATGCAGAAACCAATGAA GATGGAGAAGGGAATGAGGATGCATCTAAAAAGCACGTGAAGTTTACAAAGAAGAATGGAAGAGGAAATAAG GAACACAATGTTGGCACCCCCAAAtcgaaaaaacaaaagaaacaatttGAGAAAGATTCAGCTGATGATGTGATAGGAAGTGTTTTGGAAGATCTTAAAAATGCCGATTAG